The following are encoded in a window of Vigna unguiculata cultivar IT97K-499-35 chromosome 8, ASM411807v1, whole genome shotgun sequence genomic DNA:
- the LOC114194565 gene encoding protein IQ-DOMAIN 1 isoform X2, translated as MGFTGEFVRTVFSKNRSDGSHETKVKRSSAENRRWLSVRSYLCGDEFNSVLAENDSASVKSTEVTVSQSILEELNDKGDTDSEETVENVTQKRPNSDSRSLTEEEAAILIQSAYRGFLLRRQNGEIRSETGKEELNLVTESPDRKSMGTSVEVQTANSTEVFSVEGEKKGLCHRIQRRTRTQVIKQKEDWDDSTVSSYVSKMRMQSRMEASTRRERALAYAFSQQLRICSKRKLTKHNSLESNMSWSWLERWMATRLPETSSVESHAMKQYDTSNCNHKFTIMTRFLDAAGEEKESCGSNEVPLHFDNYSINSEEEKVSFKPHTAKSNFKARRTVSRRKTVPSYQFHEEPKVSKRDGWGNASKDVKQKQKQVGSRTEITLSSSKASNV; from the exons ATGGGCTTCACTGGGGAATTCGTAAGAACTGTCTTCTCCAAAAATCGTTCTGATGGGTCGCATGAAACCAAA GTGAAACGAAGTAGTGCTGAAAATAGAAGATGGTTATCTGTTAGGTCGTACTTGTGTGGCGATGAATTCAATTCGGTCCTTGCAGAGAATGATTCAGCGTCAGTTAAGAGCACTGAAGTCACGGTTTCACAGTCCATTTTGGAAGAGTTGAATGATAAAGGAGACACCGATAGTGAAGAAACTGTGGAGAATGTAACACAGAAAAGACCAAATTCAGATTCCAGATCATTGACCGAGGAAGAAGCAGCAATTCTTATTCAATCAGCATATAGAGGCTTCCTG TTGAGGCGTCAAAATGGAGAAATCAGATCAGAAACAGGAAAAGAGGAGTTGAATTTGGTAACAGAAAGTCCTGATAGAAAGTCCATGGGCACATCAGTTGAAGTCCAAACTGCAAACTCCACTGAAGTTTTCTcggttgaaggagaaaaaaaggGCCTTTGCCACCGAATTCAGCGCAGGACCAGAACTCAAGTAATAAAACAAAAG GAAGACTGGGATGACAGCACTGTAAGTAGTTATGTTTCAAAAATGAGGATGCAGAGTAGAATGGAGGCATCAACCAGAAGAGAAAGAGCACTGGCATATGCTTTCTCACAACAG CTGAGAATCTGTTCAAAgagaaaattaacaaaacacaACAGCTTGGAGTCAAATATGAGTTGGAGCTGGCTTGAGAGATGGATGGCAACACGTCTTCCAGAGACTTCATCAGTTGAAAGCCATGCCATGAAGCAATATGACACTTCTAACTGTAATCACAAATTCACAATCATGACAAGATTTTTAGATGCTGCTGGGGAAGAAAAGGAAAGCTGCGGTTCAAACGAGGTGCCACTTCATTTTGATAACTATTCAATCAAttcagaagaagaaaaagttagCTTCAAACCCCACACAGCAAAGTCCAACTTCAAGGCTAGGAGAACCGTTTCAAGGAGGAAAACAGTGCCAAGTTATCAATTCCATGAAGAGCCAAAG GTAAGCAAGAGAGATGGTTGGGGAAATGCTAGTAAGGATGTTAAGCAAAAACAAAAGCAAGTGGGAAGCAGGACAGAGATTACATTAAGCTCCTCGAAAGCTTCTAATGTGTaa
- the LOC114193169 gene encoding tRNase Z TRZ2, chloroplastic: MHISLSNLAFKTPQLFPLHHPIFPPKPLLQHQVSTQSHVNVLKGSGYLSEISKKIDNEEQYRIARSQVNRKVLELEGYSIEGISVGGQETCIIIPEFKCTFDIGRCPSRAINQNFLFITHAHLDHIGGLPMYVASRGLFNLKPPTIFVPPCIKEDVEKLLDIHRTMGQVELNAEVVALDVGETYEIRNNLVVRPFSTQHVIPSQGYVFYSIRKKLRKQYAHLNGKQIEKLKKAGAEITDTILSPEVAFTGDTTPDFMLDPCNSDALRAKILITEATFLDDSFSIDHARQHGHTHLFEIIANAQWIRNKAVLLTHFSPRYTLEDIRQAASKLQSRLSAKVVPLTEGFKSMYT; encoded by the exons ATGCATATTTCTCTTAGCAACTTAGCCTTCAAGACCCCTCAACTCTTCCCACTCCACCACCCCATTTTCCCTCCAAAGCCACTGCTGCAGCACCAAGTTTCAACGCAAAGCCATGTGAATGTGCTGAAAGGGTCGGGGTATTTGTCTGAAATCAGCAAAAAAATTGATAACGAAGAGCAGTACCGTATAGCCCGGTCGCAGGTGAACCGGAAAGTTCTGGAATTGGAAGGTTATTCCATTGAGGGTATTTCAGTTGGAGGCCAAGAGACATGTATCATAATACCTGAATTCAAGTGCACTTTTGATATTGGGAGGTGCCCTAGTAGAGCTATTAATCAAAATTTCCTTTTCATTACTCATGCTCATCTTGATCACATT GGAGGGCTTCCAATGTATGTAGCTAGCcgtggtttgttcaatttaaaacCACCGACTATCTTTGTGCCTCCTTGCATCAAAGAGGATGTTGAGAAGCTGCTTGATATTCACAGAACAATGGGCCAGGTTGAATTGAATGCTGAAGTGGTTGCCTTGGATGTTG GGGAGACATATGAGATACGGAATAACCTTGTTGTCCGACCATTCAGTACACAACATGTTATACCTAGCCAG GGCTATGTATTCTATTCAATCAGGAAAAAATTGAGGAAACAGTATGCCCACTTGAATGGGAAACAAATTGAGAAATTGAAGAAGGCGGGTGCTGAG ATTACAGACACTATATTATCTCCTGAGGTGGCCTTCACCGGTGATACAACACCAGATTTTATGCTTGACCCATGCAATTCTGATGCATTGAGAGCCAAAATTCTCATAACTGAG GCAACTTTCCTAGATGATTCATTCAGCATAGATCATGCTCGGCAACATGGTCATACTCATTTATTTGAG ATCATTGCAAATGCACAGTGGATTCGCAACAAAGCAGTTCTGTTGACTCATTTTTCACCAAGATATACTTTAGAG GATATTCGACAAGCTGCATCAAAATTGCAGTCCAGGCTGTCCGCAAAGGTGGTTCCTCTTACGGAAGGCTTCAAATCTATGTACACTTAG
- the LOC114194734 gene encoding protein-tyrosine-phosphatase IBR5, with protein sequence MRKRERENPCGVCGHYHKYEEGEVCSICGHRIPVGSEKTSIQVSAFPSVILPEFLYLGSYDNASRSELLKTQGITRILNTVPSCQNLYKNSFTYHCLPDDKTLPFDEAIQFLELCEKEKERVLVHCMSGKSRSPAIVIAYLMKSKGWRLAQSYQWVKERRHSVELTPGVYQQLQEYEQKIYGAIDSSSSLLPGFSPTVLPSISFGFPKINDPAQLPSFSTAGTPSLFARPTLDIAPTEFTFGAGPMQKNVAGSPFSANQTNPNATDIQMDGS encoded by the exons AtgaggaaaagagaaagagagaatcCTTGTGGGGTGTGTGGCCACTATCACAAATATGAAGAAGGGGAGGTGTGTTCCATTTGCGGTCACCGGATTCCAGTTGGATCGGAGAAAACTTCGATACAAGTGAGTGCTTTTCCTTCGGTGATTCTGCCGGAATTTCTTTACCTAGGAAGCTACGACAACGCATCACGTTCCGAGCTTCTCAAGACACAGGGGATTACTCGAATCCTCAAT ACTGTTCCTTCTTGTCAAAATCTCTACAAGAACTCATTTACCTATCACTGCCTCCCAGATGACAAAACTTTGCCATTTGATGAAGCAATTCAGTTTCTAG AGTTATGTGAGAAGGAAAAGGAGCGTGTTCTGGTTCATTGCATGTCAGGAAAGAGTAG GTCTCCAGCTATTGTGATTGCATACTTGATGAAGTCCAAAGGATGGAGACTTGCACAGAGTTATCAGTGGGTAAAGGAACGTAGACATTCGGTTGAATTAACTCCAG GTGTATACCAGCAACTACAAGAGTATGAGCAGAAGATCTATGGAGCAATCGATAGTAGCAGCTCCCTGCTTCCCGGTTTCTCGCCTACAGTTCTTCCTTCGATTAGCTTTGGTTTCCCAAAGATCAACGATCCAGCTCAACTTCCTTCCTTCAGCACTGCTGGAACTCCTTCACTATTCGCCAGACCAACCTTAGACATTGCTCCTACAGAGTTTACATTTGGTGCTGGACCAATGCAGAAGAATGTGGCTGGAAGTCCCTTCAGTGCCAACCAAACTAATCCAAATGCTACTGATATACAAATGGATGGCTCTTGA
- the LOC114194564 gene encoding putative BPI/LBP family protein At1g04970, whose protein sequence is MAPFLVLLLLASSLNHGYAQFHPKNEAFISLSITQNGLDFVKEMLVNKAISSLIPLQLPNIEKTAKIPFVGNVYMVLSNITIYHIYVPSSRVKPGETGVSITASGVTCDLSMNWYYSYSTWLVPVEISDRGRAEVQVKSMEVGLTLGLENEEGSLKLKLKDCGSNVKDISIKLDGGASWLYQGVVDAFEEKIGSAVENAISKKLTKGISRLDSYLETLPKEVPVDDHTSLNVTFVNDVLLSDSSVGFETNGLFIKRNPSLPILDLYHNNLKLPILCTNSSKMVGITLDEAVFNSASALYYDAKFMHWIVDQIPDQSLLNTAGWRFIIPQLYKKYPNHDMNLNISLSSPPVVEISNQKAGANTIADMTIDVLEGDKVIPVACISLVIQATSVLKISGNNLVGDIRLNDFQMSLKWSKIGNLRMYLIQPVVWTLIETVFLPHANTRLSKGLPLPIVHGFILQNAEIILSTSRLAVCSDVAFTTESNKRFPISFSR, encoded by the exons ATGGCACCTTTCCTTGTTCTGCTTCTACTAGCGTCTTCCTTGAATCATGGGTATGCTCAATTTCATCCCAAAAACGAAGCTTTTATATCCCTGTCGATTACCCAAAACGGCCTTGACTTTGTGAAGGAGATGCTGGTGAATAAGGCAATTTCCTCACTCATCCCACTTCAGTTGCCGAATATTGAAAAGACTGCGAAAATCCCATTTGTGGGTAATGTCTACATGGTGCTTTCCAACATCACAATTTATCATATCTATGTTCCTTCCTCACGTGTCAAGCCAGGGGAGACCGGAGTTTCCATTACAGCTTCTGGGGTTACTTGTGATTTGAGCATGAATTGGTATTATTCTTACAGCACATGGCTTGTGCCTGTTGAGATCTCTGACAGAGGTAGAGCAGAAGTTCAG GTTAAAAGCATGGAAGTAGGACTTACATTGGGTTTGGAAAATGAAGAAGGGTCTTTGAAGCTGAAACTCAAGGACTGCGGGTCTAATGTTAAagatatttcaataaaattggATGGAGGTGCATCTTGGCTTTATCAAGG GGTAGTTGATGCCTTTGAAGAGAAAATTGGTTCAGCGGTTGAAAATGCCATCTCCAAGAAACTTACAAAAGGGATTTCAAGACTAGATTCGTATTTGGAAACTCTTCCAAAGGAAGTTCCGGTTGATGACCACACTTCTCTGAATGTAACTTTTGTGAATGATGTTTTATTAAGTGATTCATCTGTTGGATTTGAAACCAATGGgttgtttattaaaagaaatcctTCCCTACCTATTCTTGACCTCTACCACAATAACTTGAAACTTCCAATTCTATGCACAAATTCGTCAAAAATGGTAGGAATCACTTTAGATGAGGCTGTTTTCAACTCTGCATCAGCCTTATACTATGAT GCAAAATTTATGCACTGGATCGTGGATCAAATACCAGATCAGTCTCTACTGAACACTGCAGGATGGAGATTTATTATTCCCCAGCTGTACAAGAAATACCCAAATCATGACATGAACTTGAATATATCTTTATCTTCTCCTCCAGTTGTGGAGATTTCAAATCAGAAAGCAGGTGCCAACACAATTGCAGACATGACAATTGATGTTTTAGAAGGAGACAAAGTAATACCAGTGGCATGCATATCATTG GTAATTCAAGCTACAAGTGTGCTCAAAATCAGTGGAAACAACCTCGTTGGTGATATCAGATTGAATGACTTTCAAATGTCATTGAAATGGAGCAAAATTGGCAACCTGCGGATGTACCTCATTCAG CCAGTTGTGTGGACTCTCATTGAAACTGTCTTCTTGCCGCATGCCAATACACGTCTAAGTAAAGGGTTACCTTTGCCCATCGTTCATGGCTTCATCTTACAAAATGCAGAGATAATCTTGTCAACTTCAAGACTTGCAGTTTGCAGTGATGTAGCATTTACAACAGAATCAAACAAACGTTTTCCTATTTCATTCAGTAGATGA
- the LOC114194565 gene encoding protein IQ-DOMAIN 1 isoform X1 has product MGFTGEFVRTVFSKNRSDGSHETKQVKRSSAENRRWLSVRSYLCGDEFNSVLAENDSASVKSTEVTVSQSILEELNDKGDTDSEETVENVTQKRPNSDSRSLTEEEAAILIQSAYRGFLLRRQNGEIRSETGKEELNLVTESPDRKSMGTSVEVQTANSTEVFSVEGEKKGLCHRIQRRTRTQVIKQKEDWDDSTVSSYVSKMRMQSRMEASTRRERALAYAFSQQLRICSKRKLTKHNSLESNMSWSWLERWMATRLPETSSVESHAMKQYDTSNCNHKFTIMTRFLDAAGEEKESCGSNEVPLHFDNYSINSEEEKVSFKPHTAKSNFKARRTVSRRKTVPSYQFHEEPKVSKRDGWGNASKDVKQKQKQVGSRTEITLSSSKASNV; this is encoded by the exons ATGGGCTTCACTGGGGAATTCGTAAGAACTGTCTTCTCCAAAAATCGTTCTGATGGGTCGCATGAAACCAAA CAGGTGAAACGAAGTAGTGCTGAAAATAGAAGATGGTTATCTGTTAGGTCGTACTTGTGTGGCGATGAATTCAATTCGGTCCTTGCAGAGAATGATTCAGCGTCAGTTAAGAGCACTGAAGTCACGGTTTCACAGTCCATTTTGGAAGAGTTGAATGATAAAGGAGACACCGATAGTGAAGAAACTGTGGAGAATGTAACACAGAAAAGACCAAATTCAGATTCCAGATCATTGACCGAGGAAGAAGCAGCAATTCTTATTCAATCAGCATATAGAGGCTTCCTG TTGAGGCGTCAAAATGGAGAAATCAGATCAGAAACAGGAAAAGAGGAGTTGAATTTGGTAACAGAAAGTCCTGATAGAAAGTCCATGGGCACATCAGTTGAAGTCCAAACTGCAAACTCCACTGAAGTTTTCTcggttgaaggagaaaaaaaggGCCTTTGCCACCGAATTCAGCGCAGGACCAGAACTCAAGTAATAAAACAAAAG GAAGACTGGGATGACAGCACTGTAAGTAGTTATGTTTCAAAAATGAGGATGCAGAGTAGAATGGAGGCATCAACCAGAAGAGAAAGAGCACTGGCATATGCTTTCTCACAACAG CTGAGAATCTGTTCAAAgagaaaattaacaaaacacaACAGCTTGGAGTCAAATATGAGTTGGAGCTGGCTTGAGAGATGGATGGCAACACGTCTTCCAGAGACTTCATCAGTTGAAAGCCATGCCATGAAGCAATATGACACTTCTAACTGTAATCACAAATTCACAATCATGACAAGATTTTTAGATGCTGCTGGGGAAGAAAAGGAAAGCTGCGGTTCAAACGAGGTGCCACTTCATTTTGATAACTATTCAATCAAttcagaagaagaaaaagttagCTTCAAACCCCACACAGCAAAGTCCAACTTCAAGGCTAGGAGAACCGTTTCAAGGAGGAAAACAGTGCCAAGTTATCAATTCCATGAAGAGCCAAAG GTAAGCAAGAGAGATGGTTGGGGAAATGCTAGTAAGGATGTTAAGCAAAAACAAAAGCAAGTGGGAAGCAGGACAGAGATTACATTAAGCTCCTCGAAAGCTTCTAATGTGTaa
- the LOC114195348 gene encoding heavy metal-associated isoprenylated plant protein 47-like isoform X2: MKRIVIKVQVESEKGRRKVLTVAAKSQGVRSLSLEGENRDQVVVTGDGVDAVKLTNQLRKNFYTTLISVEDMEEDEEEDEEEEEEDEEATPKENSSPPCPICTTYLQRCPLCTSFLPPSPMRSYVVYDSDTNSCTVV; the protein is encoded by the exons ATGAAG AGAATAGTCATAAAGGTGCAAGTGGAGAGTGAAAAAGGCAGAAGAAAAGTCCTAACAGTCGCTGCGAAATCTCAAG GAGTTCGTTCACTATCCTTAGAAGGCGAAAACAGAGACCAAGTGGTGGTTACCGGAGATGGAGTCGATGCTGTTAAATTAACCAATCAACTGAGAAAGAACTTCTATACCACGCTAATAAGTGTGGAAGATATGgaagaagacgaagaagaagatgaagaagaagaagaagaggatgaAGAAGCCACGCCAAAGGAAAATTCATCACCACCTTGTCCAATTTGCACAACCTATCTTCAACGTTGTCCATTATGTACCAGCTTTCTTCCACCTTCTCCCATGCGTAGTTACGTGGTTTATGATTCCGACACCAATAGCTGCACCGTTGTCTGA
- the LOC114195348 gene encoding heavy metal-associated isoprenylated plant protein 47-like isoform X1, translated as MKRIVIKVQVESEKGRRKVLTVAAKSQVHAGVRSLSLEGENRDQVVVTGDGVDAVKLTNQLRKNFYTTLISVEDMEEDEEEDEEEEEEDEEATPKENSSPPCPICTTYLQRCPLCTSFLPPSPMRSYVVYDSDTNSCTVV; from the exons ATGAAG AGAATAGTCATAAAGGTGCAAGTGGAGAGTGAAAAAGGCAGAAGAAAAGTCCTAACAGTCGCTGCGAAATCTCAAG TACATGCAGGAGTTCGTTCACTATCCTTAGAAGGCGAAAACAGAGACCAAGTGGTGGTTACCGGAGATGGAGTCGATGCTGTTAAATTAACCAATCAACTGAGAAAGAACTTCTATACCACGCTAATAAGTGTGGAAGATATGgaagaagacgaagaagaagatgaagaagaagaagaagaggatgaAGAAGCCACGCCAAAGGAAAATTCATCACCACCTTGTCCAATTTGCACAACCTATCTTCAACGTTGTCCATTATGTACCAGCTTTCTTCCACCTTCTCCCATGCGTAGTTACGTGGTTTATGATTCCGACACCAATAGCTGCACCGTTGTCTGA